A single window of Magnetococcus marinus MC-1 DNA harbors:
- the tnpB gene encoding IS66 family insertion sequence element accessory protein TnpB (TnpB, as the term is used for proteins encoded by IS66 family insertion elements, is considered an accessory protein, since TnpC, encoded by a neighboring gene, is a DDE family transposase.), with protein sequence MMRPSPDISVVHLCLEPVDFRKGINGLAALVEAELELNPFDEALFVFRNRSLDKVKILYWERNGFCLWQSMSSEGWYVRRESVLQG encoded by the coding sequence ATGATGCGCCCATCGCCGGATATTTCTGTCGTCCATCTTTGTTTGGAGCCGGTGGATTTCAGGAAGGGGATCAACGGACTGGCTGCATTGGTGGAGGCAGAACTGGAGTTGAATCCCTTTGATGAGGCTCTGTTCGTGTTTCGCAATCGATCATTGGACAAGGTGAAAATCCTTTACTGGGAACGTAATGGCTTCTGCCTGTGGCAAAGTATGTCCAGCGAAGGCTGGTATGTTCGGCGGGAGTCAGTCCTGCAAGGGTAA
- a CDS encoding ankyrin repeat domain-containing protein, which yields MRKNHGFTALHRAAFEGDTTAVERLLAEHEQALYQRDDGGFTALHWATYRNNVSTVTLLCSKGADANVSTAKAHSPLFYAIAQGNVACVQSLLSFGAKVNGRVGAGASALLFAVAMGDSAVVEVLLDAGADPQEITPEGSSLLHLACTHENEDLLKQLLLVTPNRINHQDNEGNTPLHIAAQKSSLAVVKCLLEQGANPNILNDQGECPSHQDEFFMDRAIRDFLHKRTFVPAKSAHISAVGGHSTTFCAPNNRVTENWLEQHATGLGGALDEIRAYLKAGGDPNAQNKAGETALHILFKAFDIDVSRQVFFDLVQAGVEIHRVDQWGNTPCHFMAYSMDRALLASGMLLLKGCVNSQNKFGETPLHWAAGNGNSWVASVLLKAGADPNAVTFSGETPLHFALWDHSSETVTRDLLMQGADPSIADVCGNTLFHLYAQIEGPVEGMALFDARAYDICENGQGRFERIKQSASRRSNRQGMTPIDLAWASEDLEVVEKLIASGLDGFAGNACV from the coding sequence ATGAGAAAAAACCATGGATTTACGGCTCTTCATCGTGCAGCGTTCGAGGGCGATACGACAGCCGTTGAGCGGCTGCTTGCAGAGCATGAGCAGGCGCTTTATCAAAGGGATGATGGAGGTTTTACAGCGTTGCATTGGGCGACCTACCGAAACAACGTCAGCACCGTAACGTTGCTTTGCAGCAAGGGAGCCGATGCCAATGTAAGCACGGCAAAGGCCCATTCCCCGCTCTTCTATGCCATTGCCCAGGGCAATGTGGCCTGTGTACAGAGCCTGCTGAGCTTTGGCGCAAAGGTTAATGGGCGGGTTGGGGCGGGGGCCTCTGCGTTGCTGTTTGCCGTCGCTATGGGAGATTCTGCGGTGGTTGAGGTTTTGTTAGACGCGGGAGCCGACCCTCAGGAGATAACGCCCGAAGGATCTTCCCTGCTTCATTTGGCCTGTACACACGAAAACGAAGATTTGTTGAAACAGCTGTTGCTGGTGACACCTAACAGGATCAACCATCAAGATAATGAGGGTAATACACCTTTGCATATCGCTGCTCAAAAATCGAGCCTGGCCGTTGTAAAGTGTTTGCTTGAACAAGGGGCAAATCCTAATATTTTGAATGATCAAGGAGAATGCCCATCACATCAAGATGAATTTTTTATGGATCGGGCGATCCGCGATTTTTTGCATAAACGAACCTTCGTGCCTGCCAAATCTGCCCATATTAGCGCGGTTGGCGGCCACTCAACCACTTTCTGTGCCCCTAACAATAGGGTTACAGAAAATTGGTTAGAGCAGCATGCTACTGGGTTAGGTGGGGCGTTGGATGAAATACGGGCCTATCTCAAAGCGGGCGGTGACCCTAATGCGCAAAACAAAGCTGGAGAAACAGCGCTGCATATTCTGTTTAAGGCATTTGACATCGATGTCAGCCGTCAGGTCTTCTTTGATCTGGTGCAGGCTGGTGTGGAGATCCACAGAGTGGATCAATGGGGGAACACGCCGTGTCATTTTATGGCGTACAGCATGGATCGCGCATTGCTCGCAAGTGGCATGCTGCTGCTAAAGGGGTGTGTTAACAGCCAAAATAAGTTTGGTGAAACCCCCCTGCACTGGGCCGCCGGAAATGGGAATTCGTGGGTTGCAAGCGTGCTGCTTAAAGCAGGAGCAGATCCCAATGCGGTTACCTTTTCAGGGGAGACGCCGCTTCATTTTGCGCTTTGGGACCACTCTAGCGAAACGGTTACTAGGGATTTACTCATGCAGGGTGCAGACCCATCTATTGCAGATGTTTGTGGTAACACCCTCTTTCATCTTTATGCACAGATCGAAGGCCCAGTAGAGGGAATGGCGTTATTTGACGCTCGGGCATATGACATATGTGAGAATGGGCAGGGGCGCTTTGAAAGGATCAAACAATCGGCTTCCCGACGATCAAACCGGCAGGGTATGACACCAATAGATCTGGCATGGGCGAGCGAGGATCTGGAAGTTGTTGAGAAATTGATCGCGTCTGGATTGGATGGTTTTGCGGGCAATGCGTGTGTCTAA
- a CDS encoding Rpn family recombination-promoting nuclease/putative transposase, producing MGDHDSSYKQLFSHAEMVRDLLLGFVQEAWVEHLDFATLEKVSGSYITDDLRDREDDVIWRVRWGEAWLYIFVLIEFQSTVDWMMAVRMNVYVMLLYQDLVKSGQVKQGEMLPPVLPMVLYNGKPIWSAAMDVADLIRPVPGGLECFRPHMRYLLIDEVRYEDASLAEMKNLAAALFRLEKSQSPTDIRAVLSSLIDWLKAPGQLSLRRAFTVMLGRVLLPRKALGQVIPELNDLQEVDAMLAETVLEWTKEWEAQGIQKGLEKGRQEEAASMLLRLLSRRFGPLPEEIQSRVTTSAVTEIEMWSDRIFDAESLESVFK from the coding sequence GTGGGGGATCATGACAGTAGCTACAAGCAGCTCTTCAGCCACGCAGAGATGGTGCGTGATCTGCTGTTGGGGTTTGTCCAGGAGGCGTGGGTCGAGCATCTCGATTTTGCCACTCTGGAAAAGGTGAGCGGCAGTTATATTACCGATGACTTGCGGGATCGTGAGGATGATGTGATCTGGCGGGTCCGCTGGGGCGAAGCGTGGCTCTACATTTTTGTGCTGATTGAGTTCCAATCGACGGTGGACTGGATGATGGCGGTCCGCATGAACGTCTACGTGATGCTATTGTATCAGGATCTGGTGAAATCTGGACAGGTGAAGCAGGGCGAGATGTTGCCCCCGGTGCTGCCCATGGTGCTTTACAATGGGAAGCCAATCTGGTCAGCGGCGATGGATGTGGCCGATCTTATTCGCCCGGTTCCTGGAGGGCTTGAGTGTTTTCGCCCGCATATGCGGTACTTGCTCATTGATGAAGTGAGGTATGAGGATGCCTCTCTGGCTGAGATGAAAAATCTGGCGGCGGCCTTATTCCGATTGGAGAAGAGCCAGTCACCAACGGATATCCGCGCTGTTTTGAGTAGTCTGATCGATTGGTTGAAAGCACCTGGTCAGTTGAGTTTGAGGCGAGCCTTCACCGTCATGCTGGGTAGGGTGTTGTTGCCCAGGAAAGCGCTAGGTCAGGTGATCCCGGAGTTAAACGATTTGCAGGAGGTAGATGCCATGCTTGCCGAGACCGTGCTGGAGTGGACCAAAGAGTGGGAAGCCCAGGGTATACAGAAAGGGCTTGAGAAAGGGCGTCAAGAGGAAGCTGCGTCCATGCTACTCCGACTTTTATCGCGTCGTTTTGGCCCATTGCCGGAAGAAATCCAAAGCAGAGTTACTACTTCGGCTGTTACAGAAATAGAAATGTGGAGTGATAGAATTTTCGATGCAGAATCGTTAGAGTCTGTTTTTAAATAG
- the ltrA gene encoding group II intron reverse transcriptase/maturase — translation MIKTSIRLQDLRRKIYRKAKIDKSWRFWGLYHHVCKPETLNTAYEMARKNKGAPGIDGVTFEAIEESGVEQFLGEVRKELVSGSYRPLKNRRKAIPKGDGKERVLGIPSIRDRVVQGALKLILEPIFEADFQSGSYGYRPKRMAHQAVNRVAIAIAQGKTQVIDADLKSYFDTVQHDLALRKVSERVDDDQVMHLLKLIFKTSGKRGVPQGGVISPLISNLYLNEVDKMLERAKEVTRKGKYTHIEYARFADDLVILVDGHHRWNGLARKVYQRLGEELAKLKVQLNLEKTRVVDLTRGEDFTFLGFNIRQRMTLQGKQGVLCIPRMKARTSLLGRLKEVFKHLRSQPTEWVVNTINPILRGWVSYFRIGNSSRSFNFVRNWVERKMRRHLMRARVRRGFGWNRWSRDWLYKSLGLFGDYRVVYYQPKSTTSR, via the coding sequence ATGATAAAAACGTCTATTAGGCTGCAGGATCTGAGAAGGAAGATATACCGCAAAGCGAAGATTGATAAATCTTGGCGATTTTGGGGATTGTATCATCATGTTTGCAAGCCAGAAACACTCAACACAGCCTATGAGATGGCAAGGAAGAACAAAGGAGCTCCAGGAATTGATGGGGTTACGTTTGAGGCTATCGAAGAAAGTGGTGTTGAACAATTTCTTGGTGAGGTGAGGAAAGAATTGGTTTCAGGTAGCTATCGTCCTTTAAAGAATCGCAGAAAAGCGATTCCGAAAGGTGATGGCAAAGAGCGTGTTCTTGGGATTCCGTCGATCCGTGATCGAGTAGTCCAAGGGGCGCTAAAGTTAATCCTGGAACCCATCTTTGAAGCTGATTTTCAATCTGGATCCTATGGATACCGTCCGAAACGGATGGCTCATCAAGCGGTAAATCGTGTCGCTATAGCCATAGCCCAAGGGAAGACGCAGGTTATTGATGCTGATTTGAAATCATATTTCGATACGGTTCAACATGATCTGGCTCTTCGGAAAGTGTCGGAACGAGTTGATGATGATCAGGTTATGCATCTTCTCAAGCTCATTTTCAAGACCAGTGGAAAACGGGGTGTTCCCCAAGGCGGTGTGATTTCACCTTTGATCAGTAATCTCTATCTCAATGAGGTAGACAAGATGCTGGAAAGGGCTAAGGAAGTTACCCGGAAAGGGAAATACACGCACATAGAGTATGCCCGTTTTGCGGATGATCTGGTAATTCTTGTGGATGGCCACCATCGGTGGAACGGCTTGGCACGAAAGGTATACCAACGTCTTGGTGAGGAATTAGCTAAATTGAAAGTTCAACTAAACCTTGAGAAAACCCGTGTGGTGGATTTGACCCGAGGAGAAGACTTCACTTTCCTTGGTTTCAATATTCGGCAGCGGATGACTCTCCAGGGCAAGCAAGGGGTTTTATGCATCCCTCGCATGAAGGCGAGAACAAGTCTGCTGGGAAGGCTCAAGGAGGTGTTCAAGCACCTACGTTCCCAGCCGACAGAATGGGTAGTTAACACTATCAACCCAATACTTCGGGGTTGGGTGAGCTACTTTCGGATTGGAAATTCCAGCCGATCATTCAATTTTGTTCGAAACTGGGTTGAACGGAAGATGCGTCGCCATTTGATGAGAGCCAGAGTACGCCGAGGTTTCGGCTGGAACCGGTGGAGTAGGGATTGGCTGTATAAATCACTGGGCCTATTCGGCGATTATAGAGTGGTTTATTACCAACCTAAAAGCACGACCAGCAGATAG
- a CDS encoding metallophosphoesterase, with protein MKLHILSDLHTEMAPFGLPETNADVVVLAGDIGYGRKGVAGAVQACQRQGKPVLFVPGNHDFYHQTEGIGIQGVIEQMKCEALGSDVHVLDDDEVIIGGVRFLGSTLWTDFDFFGEGLRDLVMMAAKKGINDYRCITDGSSPLTPAVLRERHLRSREWLRQSLANGCGLKTVIITHHAPHGRSCPSHFRHDPVSAAFISDMAPFMGEAALWVHGHVHASMDYRLGDTRVLCNPRGYSGEDVPGFRADLVVEV; from the coding sequence ATGAAACTGCACATTTTGAGTGATCTGCATACAGAGATGGCACCGTTTGGGCTGCCGGAAACCAACGCTGACGTTGTGGTTCTGGCAGGGGACATTGGGTATGGACGCAAAGGAGTGGCAGGGGCGGTCCAGGCCTGCCAACGCCAGGGCAAACCTGTACTCTTCGTGCCTGGTAATCATGATTTTTACCATCAAACCGAAGGAATCGGCATCCAGGGCGTCATTGAGCAGATGAAGTGTGAGGCCCTGGGTTCCGATGTCCATGTCCTGGATGACGACGAGGTCATCATCGGTGGGGTGCGTTTTTTGGGGAGCACCCTGTGGACGGATTTTGACTTTTTTGGAGAGGGGTTGCGAGATCTTGTCATGATGGCCGCGAAAAAGGGCATCAACGATTACCGCTGCATCACCGATGGAAGCTCACCATTGACCCCTGCCGTCTTGAGGGAGCGTCACCTGCGCAGTCGCGAATGGCTTAGGCAAAGTCTGGCCAATGGGTGTGGGTTGAAAACGGTCATCATCACCCATCATGCGCCGCATGGTCGCTCTTGTCCCTCTCACTTTCGGCATGATCCTGTTTCTGCGGCTTTTATCTCTGACATGGCACCGTTCATGGGAGAGGCCGCACTCTGGGTGCATGGGCATGTTCATGCGAGTATGGACTATCGGCTTGGTGATACCCGTGTGCTTTGCAATCCGCGTGGGTATTCAGGGGAGGATGTGCCGGGTTTTCGGGCAGACCTGGTGGTGGAGGTATGA
- a CDS encoding formylglycine-generating enzyme family protein: MDTRELWYKCKACGFPSSWLALDYSDAHWSVSLPDTTYDSSQKSLCPLCGSDKGDLSLGEALPGMESAKRLKWYLYDTGTRAAEALAKERLVELDQEATEKKAGSRFAAGEEGYDTIFGIRFIWVPSGAFIRGGHLAIGRSEGMTHPHVVGVSGFWMSQIPVTWALWCDVMGRQNSEWGLADGVVIQALNEGGDADVPVCGISWHDAMAFCERYRCITNIPVALPREAEWEYTCRAKDTLGPCFGYEGIKSVSVPILEQPWVEGRLPVKATEANAFGIYDMMGNIFEWQEDSRPGDEIDWYTYLGFNSAYVLNPRCDFSGRGNVLKGGPIGKDMRVGNWHYTVRFPEYRSRQTGFRIVVRGHENPVNDMYLLKESLRRPEWKNGFYF, from the coding sequence ATGGATACAAGAGAGCTTTGGTACAAGTGTAAGGCGTGTGGTTTTCCATCATCATGGCTTGCGCTAGATTATAGCGATGCCCATTGGTCGGTTAGTCTGCCTGATACAACCTATGATTCCTCACAAAAAAGTCTATGTCCGTTGTGTGGAAGCGATAAGGGAGACCTTAGCTTGGGTGAGGCCCTGCCGGGGATGGAATCTGCCAAACGCCTGAAATGGTATCTGTATGATACAGGAACACGGGCTGCGGAAGCTTTGGCAAAAGAGCGGCTTGTCGAACTTGATCAAGAGGCGACTGAAAAAAAGGCTGGGTCGCGTTTTGCTGCGGGTGAGGAAGGGTATGATACGATTTTTGGAATAAGATTTATATGGGTTCCAAGTGGCGCATTCATACGTGGCGGCCACCTTGCCATTGGGCGGTCTGAAGGCATGACACACCCCCACGTGGTGGGTGTGAGTGGGTTTTGGATGAGTCAAATACCTGTGACGTGGGCGTTGTGGTGTGATGTCATGGGGAGGCAAAATAGTGAGTGGGGTTTAGCAGATGGCGTTGTCATTCAGGCGCTTAATGAGGGCGGCGACGCAGATGTGCCCGTATGCGGAATATCATGGCATGACGCTATGGCATTTTGTGAGAGATACCGTTGTATAACCAATATCCCAGTTGCACTCCCTCGTGAAGCTGAGTGGGAATATACCTGTCGGGCCAAGGATACATTAGGCCCATGTTTTGGGTATGAGGGGATTAAGTCAGTGAGTGTGCCCATTTTGGAACAGCCATGGGTTGAAGGTCGATTGCCGGTTAAGGCCACAGAAGCCAATGCCTTTGGCATATATGACATGATGGGGAATATTTTTGAGTGGCAGGAAGATAGCCGACCAGGGGATGAAATAGATTGGTACACTTATTTAGGGTTCAATAGTGCGTACGTTCTTAATCCTCGTTGTGATTTTTCTGGGCGTGGAAACGTTTTAAAAGGTGGGCCAATCGGAAAAGATATGCGGGTGGGAAATTGGCATTATACGGTCCGTTTTCCTGAATACAGATCGAGACAGACTGGATTCAGGATTGTTGTAAGGGGGCATGAAAACCCGGTTAATGATATGTATCTCCTGAAGGAGTCACTTCGCCGACCGGAGTGGAAAAATGGCTTTTATTTTTAA
- a CDS encoding macro domain-containing protein — protein sequence MQKLPFEIIFVDQNDDVIRSLWHVFGGWSGISFFSGDLLSVASNTVVSPANSYGYMDGGIDAEYVNFFGQGLQTKVQEGISRREEGFLPVGAAMFVKTGNALIPNMIVAPTMMQPGGVPPSNVFYAMSAILNMAMKKQKEITHLYVPGLGTGVGLVQPEIAAQEMFMAYEKFVGRVFSENYHIPKSLPQNGA from the coding sequence ATGCAAAAACTACCTTTTGAAATAATATTTGTTGACCAAAATGATGATGTTATCAGATCTCTTTGGCATGTTTTTGGAGGCTGGTCTGGAATTTCTTTTTTTAGTGGTGATCTGCTTTCAGTTGCAAGTAATACGGTAGTTTCTCCAGCGAATAGTTATGGGTATATGGATGGCGGTATTGATGCAGAGTATGTGAATTTTTTTGGTCAGGGGTTGCAGACCAAGGTTCAGGAAGGAATAAGTAGACGAGAAGAAGGTTTTTTGCCTGTTGGAGCCGCTATGTTTGTGAAAACTGGGAATGCATTGATTCCCAATATGATTGTTGCTCCAACCATGATGCAGCCAGGTGGCGTTCCGCCGAGTAATGTGTTTTATGCGATGTCTGCTATTTTGAATATGGCGATGAAAAAACAAAAGGAGATCACGCATCTGTATGTACCTGGTTTAGGAACCGGTGTTGGCCTTGTTCAGCCAGAAATTGCAGCGCAAGAAATGTTCATGGCTTATGAAAAATTTGTGGGTAGAGTCTTCTCAGAAAATTATCATATACCGAAGAGCCTGCCGCAGAATGGGGCGTGA
- the tnpC gene encoding IS66 family transposase: MKTLPKTLPDDPAALREIILSLQAENVLLQDKSKRMEHEAQLLREKLNILIAKRFGRSSEKSDPRQLGLFDEAEVTAAEEPEEDAEEIQVPAHSRKVKSKGRKPLPEWLPRVDIIHELPESALVCGLDGHHLVEIGRETSEQLDIIPAKVQVLRHIQIKYGCPHCKQGVKTAPTPKRPIPKALATAALLAHVAVSKYADGLPLYRQGAILTRAGIDVCRTTLANWMIQCGQLVQPLINLMRDKMLDYDILQMDETTIQVLKEKDKVASSNSYMWVQRGGPPGSPVILFDYDPTRGAEVPKRLLAGYKGWLQTDGYAGYLGVGAQEDVILMGCFAHARRQFDEAIKALGKSKKGKIGKAGQALSLIRKLYAVEKDLREEEATPERRYKVRQERSRPIIDELKTWLEDNRAGVLPKSKLGEAMGYLTNQWSSLIRYLDDGRLEIDNNRAENAIRPFVIGRKNWLFSNSVRGAKASANLYSLIETAKANGWEPFVYLTKVFEGLATAQTVDEFDLLLPWNLKSAAEPAG; this comes from the coding sequence ATGAAAACGCTACCAAAGACACTCCCTGATGACCCTGCCGCTTTGCGGGAAATAATACTTTCCTTGCAGGCTGAAAATGTCCTTTTACAGGACAAAAGCAAGCGTATGGAGCATGAAGCCCAGCTTCTGAGGGAGAAGCTGAATATTCTCATTGCCAAGCGGTTTGGGCGTTCCAGTGAGAAGAGCGATCCCCGTCAGTTGGGTCTGTTCGATGAGGCAGAAGTGACGGCTGCCGAGGAACCTGAAGAGGATGCCGAAGAGATCCAGGTTCCTGCCCATAGCCGCAAAGTGAAGTCCAAAGGGCGCAAGCCATTGCCAGAGTGGCTACCCCGGGTGGATATCATTCATGAGTTGCCTGAGTCGGCATTGGTTTGTGGCCTGGATGGTCACCATTTGGTCGAGATTGGCCGTGAGACCAGCGAGCAACTGGATATTATTCCGGCCAAGGTGCAGGTATTGCGGCACATCCAGATCAAATATGGCTGTCCTCATTGCAAACAGGGCGTGAAGACGGCCCCTACACCCAAACGTCCCATTCCCAAGGCGTTGGCTACAGCTGCTCTATTGGCCCATGTGGCGGTATCCAAGTATGCCGATGGGTTACCGCTCTATCGACAGGGCGCCATTCTGACCCGTGCAGGGATTGATGTCTGTCGAACCACGCTGGCCAATTGGATGATCCAGTGCGGCCAACTGGTGCAGCCGTTGATCAATCTGATGCGGGACAAGATGCTGGATTACGATATCCTGCAGATGGATGAAACTACGATTCAAGTGCTTAAGGAAAAAGATAAAGTTGCATCCAGCAACTCCTATATGTGGGTACAGCGAGGTGGTCCCCCGGGTAGTCCGGTGATTTTGTTTGATTACGATCCCACACGCGGTGCCGAGGTTCCGAAACGGCTGTTGGCGGGCTATAAAGGCTGGTTGCAAACGGATGGGTATGCAGGTTATCTGGGTGTGGGTGCGCAGGAAGATGTGATCCTGATGGGGTGTTTTGCGCATGCCCGTCGTCAATTCGACGAGGCGATCAAAGCGTTGGGAAAATCCAAAAAAGGCAAGATAGGCAAGGCTGGGCAGGCACTGTCGCTGATCCGGAAACTGTACGCTGTGGAAAAGGATCTGCGTGAGGAAGAGGCTACTCCAGAGCGACGTTACAAGGTGCGCCAGGAGCGTTCCCGCCCCATTATCGATGAGTTGAAAACCTGGCTGGAAGATAATCGAGCAGGGGTGTTACCGAAAAGCAAACTCGGCGAAGCGATGGGATATCTGACCAATCAGTGGTCCTCTCTGATTCGATATCTTGATGATGGACGCCTGGAAATTGACAACAACAGAGCCGAGAACGCCATTCGCCCCTTTGTGATTGGCAGGAAAAATTGGCTCTTCAGCAACTCTGTTCGAGGTGCAAAGGCCTCGGCAAACCTCTACAGTTTGATTGAAACGGCCAAAGCCAATGGTTGGGAGCCCTTCGTCTATCTCACAAAGGTCTTTGAGGGCCTCGCCACAGCGCAAACCGTGGATGAGTTCGACTTGTTGCTCCCGTGGAATTTGAAATCTGCTGCTGAACCGGCAGGGTAG
- a CDS encoding IS3-like element ISMasp3 family transposase (programmed frameshift) has translation MSRRSPKNFAPEFKEQVLKMVESSDKPIPVIAEEFGISAKNIYNWRKRSHEKLTSRDKDEILEVKEENKRLKKKLAQLEEEQAIFKKGVCVLREIPSVRYAFIQAHSKSYSVESLCRVLDVSRSGFYGWLNRTSTSKAEENQLLEEWIAEIFKVSRSTYGTRRIRKALNEHGVRVSRRRVSRIKRKLGLVCKAQKRYKVVTTDSNHALPIAPNLLDRQFDTERPDNAYVGDITYIPTKEGWLYLAVWIDLYSRAVVGWSMADHMKAELVTDALRMAFFKRRPEAGLIVHSDRGSQYASELLRKYLDERGYTQSMSRRGNCWDNAPAESFFHTLKVELVSSCDFKTRDEAKQIIFEYIEVFYNRKRKHSSIGYMSPSQYEIEWFKSA, from the exons ATGAGCAGAAGAAGTCCTAAAAATTTTGCCCCAGAGTTCAAAGAGCAGGTGCTCAAAATGGTAGAGAGCTCTGACAAGCCCATACCAGTGATTGCTGAGGAGTTTGGCATATCAGCTAAGAATATCTACAACTGGAGAAAGCGATCTCATGAGAAGCTAACATCCAGAGATAAAGATGAAATATTAGAAGTGAAAGAAGAAAATAAGCGCCTTAAAAAGAAGCTGGCTCAGCTTGAGGAGGAGCAGGCGATAT TTAAAAAAGGCGTGTGCGTACTTCGCGAGATCCCTTCCGTGAGGTACGCCTTTATTCAAGCTCATAGCAAAAGCTACTCTGTCGAGTCTTTATGCCGTGTTCTGGATGTTTCTCGTAGTGGATTTTATGGCTGGCTTAATCGAACCAGTACGAGTAAGGCTGAAGAGAATCAACTGCTTGAAGAGTGGATAGCAGAGATTTTCAAGGTGAGTCGATCAACCTATGGAACACGGCGTATACGCAAAGCGTTAAATGAGCATGGTGTACGAGTGAGTCGCCGACGCGTCTCCAGAATCAAGAGGAAGCTTGGCTTGGTTTGTAAAGCTCAGAAGCGTTATAAGGTTGTAACGACAGATTCAAATCACGCACTGCCTATAGCGCCTAACCTTCTTGATCGTCAATTCGATACGGAACGCCCTGATAACGCCTATGTTGGTGACATCACATATATTCCGACCAAGGAAGGTTGGCTTTATCTGGCTGTTTGGATTGACCTTTATTCCAGAGCTGTTGTCGGTTGGTCTATGGCAGACCATATGAAAGCAGAACTGGTAACAGACGCTTTACGCATGGCCTTTTTCAAGCGCCGCCCAGAGGCCGGGCTGATTGTTCATAGTGATCGTGGTAGCCAATATGCATCTGAACTCTTGAGAAAATATCTGGATGAAAGAGGCTATACACAGAGTATGAGTCGCCGTGGTAACTGTTGGGACAACGCACCAGCAGAAAGCTTTTTCCACACTCTCAAAGTTGAACTGGTTTCATCCTGTGACTTTAAGACACGCGATGAGGCTAAACAGATCATCTTTGAATATATAGAGGTCTTTTATAACCGAAAGCGCAAGCACTCATCCATCGGCTATATGAGTCCTTCTCAGTACGAAATAGAGTGGTTCAAGTCCGCGTAA
- the tnpB gene encoding IS66 family insertion sequence element accessory protein TnpB, whose product MDSCYRPLQLARQFPTLQRLEKDRFHWLRQGGAAEIQITGRQLNWLLDGYNLAAMKGHNKLHFSSIV is encoded by the coding sequence ATGGATTCATGCTACCGTCCCCTACAGTTGGCGCGCCAGTTCCCGACCCTACAGCGGCTGGAAAAGGACCGATTTCACTGGTTGCGCCAGGGAGGTGCCGCAGAAATCCAAATCACGGGGCGGCAGCTGAATTGGCTACTTGATGGCTACAACCTGGCGGCAATGAAGGGTCACAATAAACTGCATTTTTCTTCGATTGTATAG
- the tnpA gene encoding IS66 family insertion sequence element accessory protein TnpA produces the protein MEDKSIEASVLSEKQRYWLDHLRSCRSEVGTIKEYAEVHKLSLPSLYFWKRKLTQMGFLEESGSGKRRFQRLELSSKSSA, from the coding sequence ATGGAAGACAAATCAATTGAGGCGTCTGTGCTGAGTGAGAAGCAGCGGTACTGGCTGGATCATTTACGCAGTTGTCGTTCTGAGGTCGGCACCATTAAGGAGTACGCTGAAGTCCATAAGCTGAGCCTTCCATCGTTGTATTTTTGGAAGCGCAAGCTGACGCAAATGGGTTTTCTGGAAGAGTCAGGATCAGGCAAGCGACGTTTTCAGCGATTGGAATTGAGTTCAAAGTCTTCAGCATGA